A genome region from Anolis carolinensis isolate JA03-04 chromosome 6, rAnoCar3.1.pri, whole genome shotgun sequence includes the following:
- the med25 gene encoding mediator of RNA polymerase II transcription subunit 25 isoform X4 — translation MVVPTLDMPAQPMGMVADVVFVIEGTANLGPYFESLRKHYLLPAIEYFNGGPPAETDFGGDYGGTQYSLVVFNTVDCAPESYVQCHAPTSSAYEFVTWLDSIQFVGGGSESCSLISEGLSTALQLFDDFKKMREQIGPTHKVCILICNSPPYLLPAVESTTYSGYTTENLVQKIGERGIHFSIISPRKLPALRILFEKAVTGGMLEVQLKDYSQDPRHMILIRGMVLPGGGTTANPLQPKQTVPQTQLPPVPAQLPAAPPQTMPAVSQPYQVAASTTLTAAQAAAQSAVEAAKNQKAQGTRFTPMNPMQPAFNQAPPQTLQTGSVPAMPQKLPVSSPSSLVSTVTTGSGLLVQPPVQAPPQSGASTMPSVVPPMTVNQPSQPQIGATQQSVTNKVMAWSGVLEWQEKPKPASVDSNTKLTRSLPCQVYVNQGENLKAEQWPQKLIMQLIPQQLLTTLGHLFRNSRMVQFHFTNKDLESLKGLYRIMGNGFQAGCVHFPHTTPCEVRVLMLLYSSKKKIFMGLIPYDQSGFVNGIRQVITNHKQVQQQKQMGGPQPLGSTPNAQPFLTKQAVTLPVTQGVQQQMGGQQVSPGMPQVGIMEEQQRQQGLLQLRVQQPQPTAPPTSQPPQAQVPPQAGPQATQGGAMLRPQNPGANPQLRSLLLSQQPPQPGVPQSQQPLHHLQQGSPGMLPHQNMGQALGHQPPGQQQLQLPGQPLMHQAPGQQWPGQMAPRAPLQGQMLMNPGPRGPVPQPGLQQVPAPSIMEDDILRDLI, via the exons TATGGTGGAACCCAGTACAGCCTAGTGGTATTCAATACAGTTGACTGCGCACCCGAATCATACGTTCAGTGCCATGCACCAACTAGCAGCGCTTATGAATTTGTTACATGGCTTGACAGCATCCA ATTTGTGGGAGGAGGCAGTGAGAGCTGCAGTCTCATCTCAGAAGGGCTCAGCACTGCTCTGCAACTCTTTGATGACTTCAAGAAGATGAGAGAGCAAAT AGGCCCTACTCACAAAGTCTGCATCCTTATCTGCAATTCTCCTCCCTATCTGCTTCCTGCAGTGGAGAGTACCACATACTCTGGTTATACAACAGAGAACCTGGTGCAGAAAATTGGTGAG CGTGGGATCCACTTTTCCATTATCTCCCCACGGAAACTGCCAGCTCTGCGAATTCTCTTTGAGAAGGCTGTGACAGGGGGCATGTTGGAGGTCCAGCTCAAAGACTACAGCCAGGACCCTCGGCACATGATCCTTATCCGTGGCATGGTTCTCCCAG GAGGAGGAACCACTGCCAACCCTTTGCAGCCCAAACAGACTGTCCCCCAAACCCAGCTTCCCCCGGTGCCAGCACAGCTTCCGGCCGCCCCACCACAAACTATGCCTGCAGTTTCTCAGCCATACCAG GTGGCAGCGTCTACAACTCTAACTGCGGCCCAGGCAGCAGCTCAGTCTGCTGTGGAAGCTGCCAAGAACCAGAAAGCCCAGGGCACCCGCT TCACCCCCATGAACCCCATGCAGCCGGCCTTCAACCAAGCTCCCCCACAGACGCTCCAAACAGGCTCTGTCCCAGCCATGCCTCAAAAGCTCCCTGTGTCTTCTCCATCCAGCCTGGTCTCCACAGTAACCACAGGCTCCGGCCTTCTTGTCCAGCCACCTGTAcaagcccctccacagtctggtGCCTCAACCATG CCCAGTGTTGTTCCACCTATGACGGTGAATCAGCCCTCACAGCCACAGATAGGCGCAACACAGCAATCAGTTACCAACAAGGTGATGGCATGGAGCGGTGTGCTGGAATGGCAGGAG AAGCCCAAGCCAGCTTCTGTGGATTCCAACACCAAACTTACTCGTTCCCTGCCCTGTCAAGTGTACGTCAATCAAGGAGAAAACTT GAAGGCTGAGCAGTGGCCCCAGAAGCTCATCATGCAGCTGATCCCACAGCAGCTCTTG ACAACACTGGGCCATCTGTTCCGAAACTCACGCATGGTTCAATTTCACTTCACCAACAAGGACCTGGAATCACTGAAGGGACTCTACCGCATCATGGGCAATGGATTT CAGGCGGGCTGTGTTCACTTCCCTCACACTACGCCTTGTGAGGTGCGGGTGCTGATGCTGCTGTATTCTTCAAAGAAGAAAATCTTCATGGGGCTCATTCCCTATGACCAGAGTGGCTTCGTCAATGGCATCCGGCAGGTCATCACCAATCACAAGCAAGTTCAGCAACAAAAG CAGATGGGGGGCCCTCAGCCTTTGGGGTCAACACCCAATGCCCAACCTTTCCTGACAAAACAGGCTGTCACTTTACCAGTGACACAGGGAGTCCAGCAGCAG ATGGGAGGGCAGCAGGTGAGCCCTGGTATGCCTCAGGTCGGGATTATGGAAGAACAGCAGCGGCAGCAAGGCTTG TTACAGCTCCGAGTTCAGCAACCTCAGCCCACTGCTCCTCCCACCAGCCAGCCCCCACAAGCGCAGGTCCCTCCACAAGCTGGGCCACAGGCTACACAAGGAGGTGCCATGCTCAGACCCCAAAACCCAGGCGCCAATCCTCAACTTCGAAGTCTCCTCCTTAGCCAGCAGCCG CCCCAACCTGGAGTTCCTCAGTCCCAGCAGCCCCTCCACCACCTCCAGCAAGGTTCTCCGGGAATGTTACCACACCAAAACATGGGGCAGGCTCTAGGGCACCAGCCTCCAGGACAGCAGCAGCTCCAACTCCCTGGACAGCCCCTCATGCACCAAGCCCCCGGACAACAGTGGCCGGGACAGATGGCACCCCGGGCACCATTGCAAG GTCAGATGCTGATGAACCCAGGGCCCCGGGGACCTGtaccacagccaggtcttcagcaaGTCCCAGCTCCCAGCATCATGGAGGACGACATTCTTAGAGACCTCATCTGA
- the med25 gene encoding mediator of RNA polymerase II transcription subunit 25 isoform X2 has product MVVPTLDMPAQPMGMVADVVFVIEGTANLGPYFESLRKHYLLPAIEYFNGGPPAETDFGGDYGGTQYSLVVFNTVDCAPESYVQCHAPTSSAYEFVTWLDSIQFVGGGSESCSLISEGLSTALQLFDDFKKMREQIGPTHKVCILICNSPPYLLPAVESTTYSGYTTENLVQKIGERGIHFSIISPRKLPALRILFEKAVTGGMLEVQLKDYSQDPRHMILIRGMVLPVGGGTTANPLQPKQTVPQTQLPPVPAQLPAAPPQTMPAVSQPYQVAASTTLTAAQAAAQSAVEAAKNQKAQGTRFTPMNPMQPAFNQAPPQTLQTGSVPAMPQKLPVSSPSSLVSTVTTGSGLLVQPPVQAPPQSGASTMPSVVPPMTVNQPSQPQIGATQQSVTNKVMAWSGVLEWQEKPKPASVDSNTKLTRSLPCQVYVNQGENLKAEQWPQKLIMQLIPQQLLTTLGHLFRNSRMVQFHFTNKDLESLKGLYRIMGNGFAGCVHFPHTTPCEVRVLMLLYSSKKKIFMGLIPYDQSGFVNGIRQVITNHKQVQQQKQMGGPQPLGSTPNAQPFLTKQAVTLPVTQGVQQQMGGQQVSPGMPQVGIMEEQQRQQGLLQLRVQQPQPTAPPTSQPPQAQVPPQAGPQATQGGAMLRPQNPGANPQLRSLLLSQQPPQPGVPQSQQPLHHLQQGSPGMLPHQNMGQALGHQPPGQQQLQLPGQPLMHQAPGQQWPGQMAPRAPLQGQMLMNPGPRGPVPQPGLQQVPAPSIMEDDILRDLI; this is encoded by the exons TATGGTGGAACCCAGTACAGCCTAGTGGTATTCAATACAGTTGACTGCGCACCCGAATCATACGTTCAGTGCCATGCACCAACTAGCAGCGCTTATGAATTTGTTACATGGCTTGACAGCATCCA ATTTGTGGGAGGAGGCAGTGAGAGCTGCAGTCTCATCTCAGAAGGGCTCAGCACTGCTCTGCAACTCTTTGATGACTTCAAGAAGATGAGAGAGCAAAT AGGCCCTACTCACAAAGTCTGCATCCTTATCTGCAATTCTCCTCCCTATCTGCTTCCTGCAGTGGAGAGTACCACATACTCTGGTTATACAACAGAGAACCTGGTGCAGAAAATTGGTGAG CGTGGGATCCACTTTTCCATTATCTCCCCACGGAAACTGCCAGCTCTGCGAATTCTCTTTGAGAAGGCTGTGACAGGGGGCATGTTGGAGGTCCAGCTCAAAGACTACAGCCAGGACCCTCGGCACATGATCCTTATCCGTGGCATGGTTCTCCCAG TAGGAGGAGGAACCACTGCCAACCCTTTGCAGCCCAAACAGACTGTCCCCCAAACCCAGCTTCCCCCGGTGCCAGCACAGCTTCCGGCCGCCCCACCACAAACTATGCCTGCAGTTTCTCAGCCATACCAG GTGGCAGCGTCTACAACTCTAACTGCGGCCCAGGCAGCAGCTCAGTCTGCTGTGGAAGCTGCCAAGAACCAGAAAGCCCAGGGCACCCGCT TCACCCCCATGAACCCCATGCAGCCGGCCTTCAACCAAGCTCCCCCACAGACGCTCCAAACAGGCTCTGTCCCAGCCATGCCTCAAAAGCTCCCTGTGTCTTCTCCATCCAGCCTGGTCTCCACAGTAACCACAGGCTCCGGCCTTCTTGTCCAGCCACCTGTAcaagcccctccacagtctggtGCCTCAACCATG CCCAGTGTTGTTCCACCTATGACGGTGAATCAGCCCTCACAGCCACAGATAGGCGCAACACAGCAATCAGTTACCAACAAGGTGATGGCATGGAGCGGTGTGCTGGAATGGCAGGAG AAGCCCAAGCCAGCTTCTGTGGATTCCAACACCAAACTTACTCGTTCCCTGCCCTGTCAAGTGTACGTCAATCAAGGAGAAAACTT GAAGGCTGAGCAGTGGCCCCAGAAGCTCATCATGCAGCTGATCCCACAGCAGCTCTTG ACAACACTGGGCCATCTGTTCCGAAACTCACGCATGGTTCAATTTCACTTCACCAACAAGGACCTGGAATCACTGAAGGGACTCTACCGCATCATGGGCAATGGATTT GCGGGCTGTGTTCACTTCCCTCACACTACGCCTTGTGAGGTGCGGGTGCTGATGCTGCTGTATTCTTCAAAGAAGAAAATCTTCATGGGGCTCATTCCCTATGACCAGAGTGGCTTCGTCAATGGCATCCGGCAGGTCATCACCAATCACAAGCAAGTTCAGCAACAAAAG CAGATGGGGGGCCCTCAGCCTTTGGGGTCAACACCCAATGCCCAACCTTTCCTGACAAAACAGGCTGTCACTTTACCAGTGACACAGGGAGTCCAGCAGCAG ATGGGAGGGCAGCAGGTGAGCCCTGGTATGCCTCAGGTCGGGATTATGGAAGAACAGCAGCGGCAGCAAGGCTTG TTACAGCTCCGAGTTCAGCAACCTCAGCCCACTGCTCCTCCCACCAGCCAGCCCCCACAAGCGCAGGTCCCTCCACAAGCTGGGCCACAGGCTACACAAGGAGGTGCCATGCTCAGACCCCAAAACCCAGGCGCCAATCCTCAACTTCGAAGTCTCCTCCTTAGCCAGCAGCCG CCCCAACCTGGAGTTCCTCAGTCCCAGCAGCCCCTCCACCACCTCCAGCAAGGTTCTCCGGGAATGTTACCACACCAAAACATGGGGCAGGCTCTAGGGCACCAGCCTCCAGGACAGCAGCAGCTCCAACTCCCTGGACAGCCCCTCATGCACCAAGCCCCCGGACAACAGTGGCCGGGACAGATGGCACCCCGGGCACCATTGCAAG GTCAGATGCTGATGAACCCAGGGCCCCGGGGACCTGtaccacagccaggtcttcagcaaGTCCCAGCTCCCAGCATCATGGAGGACGACATTCTTAGAGACCTCATCTGA
- the med25 gene encoding mediator of RNA polymerase II transcription subunit 25 isoform X1: MVVPTLDMPAQPMGMVADVVFVIEGTANLGPYFESLRKHYLLPAIEYFNGGPPAETDFGGDYGGTQYSLVVFNTVDCAPESYVQCHAPTSSAYEFVTWLDSIQFVGGGSESCSLISEGLSTALQLFDDFKKMREQIGPTHKVCILICNSPPYLLPAVESTTYSGYTTENLVQKIGERGIHFSIISPRKLPALRILFEKAVTGGMLEVQLKDYSQDPRHMILIRGMVLPVGGGTTANPLQPKQTVPQTQLPPVPAQLPAAPPQTMPAVSQPYQVAASTTLTAAQAAAQSAVEAAKNQKAQGTRFTPMNPMQPAFNQAPPQTLQTGSVPAMPQKLPVSSPSSLVSTVTTGSGLLVQPPVQAPPQSGASTMPSVVPPMTVNQPSQPQIGATQQSVTNKVMAWSGVLEWQEKPKPASVDSNTKLTRSLPCQVYVNQGENLKAEQWPQKLIMQLIPQQLLTTLGHLFRNSRMVQFHFTNKDLESLKGLYRIMGNGFQAGCVHFPHTTPCEVRVLMLLYSSKKKIFMGLIPYDQSGFVNGIRQVITNHKQVQQQKQMGGPQPLGSTPNAQPFLTKQAVTLPVTQGVQQQMGGQQVSPGMPQVGIMEEQQRQQGLLQLRVQQPQPTAPPTSQPPQAQVPPQAGPQATQGGAMLRPQNPGANPQLRSLLLSQQPPQPGVPQSQQPLHHLQQGSPGMLPHQNMGQALGHQPPGQQQLQLPGQPLMHQAPGQQWPGQMAPRAPLQGQMLMNPGPRGPVPQPGLQQVPAPSIMEDDILRDLI, translated from the exons TATGGTGGAACCCAGTACAGCCTAGTGGTATTCAATACAGTTGACTGCGCACCCGAATCATACGTTCAGTGCCATGCACCAACTAGCAGCGCTTATGAATTTGTTACATGGCTTGACAGCATCCA ATTTGTGGGAGGAGGCAGTGAGAGCTGCAGTCTCATCTCAGAAGGGCTCAGCACTGCTCTGCAACTCTTTGATGACTTCAAGAAGATGAGAGAGCAAAT AGGCCCTACTCACAAAGTCTGCATCCTTATCTGCAATTCTCCTCCCTATCTGCTTCCTGCAGTGGAGAGTACCACATACTCTGGTTATACAACAGAGAACCTGGTGCAGAAAATTGGTGAG CGTGGGATCCACTTTTCCATTATCTCCCCACGGAAACTGCCAGCTCTGCGAATTCTCTTTGAGAAGGCTGTGACAGGGGGCATGTTGGAGGTCCAGCTCAAAGACTACAGCCAGGACCCTCGGCACATGATCCTTATCCGTGGCATGGTTCTCCCAG TAGGAGGAGGAACCACTGCCAACCCTTTGCAGCCCAAACAGACTGTCCCCCAAACCCAGCTTCCCCCGGTGCCAGCACAGCTTCCGGCCGCCCCACCACAAACTATGCCTGCAGTTTCTCAGCCATACCAG GTGGCAGCGTCTACAACTCTAACTGCGGCCCAGGCAGCAGCTCAGTCTGCTGTGGAAGCTGCCAAGAACCAGAAAGCCCAGGGCACCCGCT TCACCCCCATGAACCCCATGCAGCCGGCCTTCAACCAAGCTCCCCCACAGACGCTCCAAACAGGCTCTGTCCCAGCCATGCCTCAAAAGCTCCCTGTGTCTTCTCCATCCAGCCTGGTCTCCACAGTAACCACAGGCTCCGGCCTTCTTGTCCAGCCACCTGTAcaagcccctccacagtctggtGCCTCAACCATG CCCAGTGTTGTTCCACCTATGACGGTGAATCAGCCCTCACAGCCACAGATAGGCGCAACACAGCAATCAGTTACCAACAAGGTGATGGCATGGAGCGGTGTGCTGGAATGGCAGGAG AAGCCCAAGCCAGCTTCTGTGGATTCCAACACCAAACTTACTCGTTCCCTGCCCTGTCAAGTGTACGTCAATCAAGGAGAAAACTT GAAGGCTGAGCAGTGGCCCCAGAAGCTCATCATGCAGCTGATCCCACAGCAGCTCTTG ACAACACTGGGCCATCTGTTCCGAAACTCACGCATGGTTCAATTTCACTTCACCAACAAGGACCTGGAATCACTGAAGGGACTCTACCGCATCATGGGCAATGGATTT CAGGCGGGCTGTGTTCACTTCCCTCACACTACGCCTTGTGAGGTGCGGGTGCTGATGCTGCTGTATTCTTCAAAGAAGAAAATCTTCATGGGGCTCATTCCCTATGACCAGAGTGGCTTCGTCAATGGCATCCGGCAGGTCATCACCAATCACAAGCAAGTTCAGCAACAAAAG CAGATGGGGGGCCCTCAGCCTTTGGGGTCAACACCCAATGCCCAACCTTTCCTGACAAAACAGGCTGTCACTTTACCAGTGACACAGGGAGTCCAGCAGCAG ATGGGAGGGCAGCAGGTGAGCCCTGGTATGCCTCAGGTCGGGATTATGGAAGAACAGCAGCGGCAGCAAGGCTTG TTACAGCTCCGAGTTCAGCAACCTCAGCCCACTGCTCCTCCCACCAGCCAGCCCCCACAAGCGCAGGTCCCTCCACAAGCTGGGCCACAGGCTACACAAGGAGGTGCCATGCTCAGACCCCAAAACCCAGGCGCCAATCCTCAACTTCGAAGTCTCCTCCTTAGCCAGCAGCCG CCCCAACCTGGAGTTCCTCAGTCCCAGCAGCCCCTCCACCACCTCCAGCAAGGTTCTCCGGGAATGTTACCACACCAAAACATGGGGCAGGCTCTAGGGCACCAGCCTCCAGGACAGCAGCAGCTCCAACTCCCTGGACAGCCCCTCATGCACCAAGCCCCCGGACAACAGTGGCCGGGACAGATGGCACCCCGGGCACCATTGCAAG GTCAGATGCTGATGAACCCAGGGCCCCGGGGACCTGtaccacagccaggtcttcagcaaGTCCCAGCTCCCAGCATCATGGAGGACGACATTCTTAGAGACCTCATCTGA
- the med25 gene encoding mediator of RNA polymerase II transcription subunit 25 isoform X5: MVVPTLDMPAQPMGMVADVVFVIEGTANLGPYFESLRKHYLLPAIEYFNGGPPAETDFGGDYGGTQYSLVVFNTVDCAPESYVQCHAPTSSAYEFVTWLDSIQFVGGGSESCSLISEGLSTALQLFDDFKKMREQIGPTHKVCILICNSPPYLLPAVESTTYSGYTTENLVQKIGERGIHFSIISPRKLPALRILFEKAVTGGMLEVQLKDYSQDPRHMILIRGMVLPVGGGTTANPLQPKQTVPQTQLPPVPAQLPAAPPQTMPAVSQPYQVAASTTLTAAQAAAQSAVEAAKNQKAQGTRFTPMNPMQPAFNQAPPQTLQTGSVPAMPQKLPVSSPSSLVSTVTTGSGLLVQPPVQAPPQSGASTMPSVVPPMTVNQPSQPQIGATQQSVTNKVMAWSGVLEWQEPKPASVDSNTKLTRSLPCQVYVNQGENLKAEQWPQKLIMQLIPQQLLTTLGHLFRNSRMVQFHFTNKDLESLKGLYRIMGNGFQAGCVHFPHTTPCEVRVLMLLYSSKKKIFMGLIPYDQSGFVNGIRQVITNHKQVQQQKQMGGPQPLGSTPNAQPFLTKQAVTLPVTQGVQQQMGGQQVSPGMPQVGIMEEQQRQQGLLQLRVQQPQPTAPPTSQPPQAQVPPQAGPQATQGGAMLRPQNPGANPQLRSLLLSQQPPQPGVPQSQQPLHHLQQGSPGMLPHQNMGQALGHQPPGQQQLQLPGQPLMHQAPGQQWPGQMAPRAPLQGQMLMNPGPRGPVPQPGLQQVPAPSIMEDDILRDLI; encoded by the exons TATGGTGGAACCCAGTACAGCCTAGTGGTATTCAATACAGTTGACTGCGCACCCGAATCATACGTTCAGTGCCATGCACCAACTAGCAGCGCTTATGAATTTGTTACATGGCTTGACAGCATCCA ATTTGTGGGAGGAGGCAGTGAGAGCTGCAGTCTCATCTCAGAAGGGCTCAGCACTGCTCTGCAACTCTTTGATGACTTCAAGAAGATGAGAGAGCAAAT AGGCCCTACTCACAAAGTCTGCATCCTTATCTGCAATTCTCCTCCCTATCTGCTTCCTGCAGTGGAGAGTACCACATACTCTGGTTATACAACAGAGAACCTGGTGCAGAAAATTGGTGAG CGTGGGATCCACTTTTCCATTATCTCCCCACGGAAACTGCCAGCTCTGCGAATTCTCTTTGAGAAGGCTGTGACAGGGGGCATGTTGGAGGTCCAGCTCAAAGACTACAGCCAGGACCCTCGGCACATGATCCTTATCCGTGGCATGGTTCTCCCAG TAGGAGGAGGAACCACTGCCAACCCTTTGCAGCCCAAACAGACTGTCCCCCAAACCCAGCTTCCCCCGGTGCCAGCACAGCTTCCGGCCGCCCCACCACAAACTATGCCTGCAGTTTCTCAGCCATACCAG GTGGCAGCGTCTACAACTCTAACTGCGGCCCAGGCAGCAGCTCAGTCTGCTGTGGAAGCTGCCAAGAACCAGAAAGCCCAGGGCACCCGCT TCACCCCCATGAACCCCATGCAGCCGGCCTTCAACCAAGCTCCCCCACAGACGCTCCAAACAGGCTCTGTCCCAGCCATGCCTCAAAAGCTCCCTGTGTCTTCTCCATCCAGCCTGGTCTCCACAGTAACCACAGGCTCCGGCCTTCTTGTCCAGCCACCTGTAcaagcccctccacagtctggtGCCTCAACCATG CCCAGTGTTGTTCCACCTATGACGGTGAATCAGCCCTCACAGCCACAGATAGGCGCAACACAGCAATCAGTTACCAACAAGGTGATGGCATGGAGCGGTGTGCTGGAATGGCAGGAG CCCAAGCCAGCTTCTGTGGATTCCAACACCAAACTTACTCGTTCCCTGCCCTGTCAAGTGTACGTCAATCAAGGAGAAAACTT GAAGGCTGAGCAGTGGCCCCAGAAGCTCATCATGCAGCTGATCCCACAGCAGCTCTTG ACAACACTGGGCCATCTGTTCCGAAACTCACGCATGGTTCAATTTCACTTCACCAACAAGGACCTGGAATCACTGAAGGGACTCTACCGCATCATGGGCAATGGATTT CAGGCGGGCTGTGTTCACTTCCCTCACACTACGCCTTGTGAGGTGCGGGTGCTGATGCTGCTGTATTCTTCAAAGAAGAAAATCTTCATGGGGCTCATTCCCTATGACCAGAGTGGCTTCGTCAATGGCATCCGGCAGGTCATCACCAATCACAAGCAAGTTCAGCAACAAAAG CAGATGGGGGGCCCTCAGCCTTTGGGGTCAACACCCAATGCCCAACCTTTCCTGACAAAACAGGCTGTCACTTTACCAGTGACACAGGGAGTCCAGCAGCAG ATGGGAGGGCAGCAGGTGAGCCCTGGTATGCCTCAGGTCGGGATTATGGAAGAACAGCAGCGGCAGCAAGGCTTG TTACAGCTCCGAGTTCAGCAACCTCAGCCCACTGCTCCTCCCACCAGCCAGCCCCCACAAGCGCAGGTCCCTCCACAAGCTGGGCCACAGGCTACACAAGGAGGTGCCATGCTCAGACCCCAAAACCCAGGCGCCAATCCTCAACTTCGAAGTCTCCTCCTTAGCCAGCAGCCG CCCCAACCTGGAGTTCCTCAGTCCCAGCAGCCCCTCCACCACCTCCAGCAAGGTTCTCCGGGAATGTTACCACACCAAAACATGGGGCAGGCTCTAGGGCACCAGCCTCCAGGACAGCAGCAGCTCCAACTCCCTGGACAGCCCCTCATGCACCAAGCCCCCGGACAACAGTGGCCGGGACAGATGGCACCCCGGGCACCATTGCAAG GTCAGATGCTGATGAACCCAGGGCCCCGGGGACCTGtaccacagccaggtcttcagcaaGTCCCAGCTCCCAGCATCATGGAGGACGACATTCTTAGAGACCTCATCTGA
- the med25 gene encoding mediator of RNA polymerase II transcription subunit 25 isoform X7, with product MVVPTLDMPAQPMGMVADVVFVIEGTANLGPYFESLRKHYLLPAIEYFNGGPPAETDFGGDYGGTQYSLVVFNTVDCAPESYVQCHAPTSSAYEFVTWLDSIQFVGGGSESCSLISEGLSTALQLFDDFKKMREQIGPTHKVCILICNSPPYLLPAVESTTYSGYTTENLVQKIGERGIHFSIISPRKLPALRILFEKAVTGGMLEVQLKDYSQDPRHMILIRGMVLPVGGGTTANPLQPKQTVPQTQLPPVPAQLPAAPPQTMPAVSQPYQVAASTTLTAAQAAAQSAVEAAKNQKAQGTRFTPMNPMQPAFNQAPPQTLQTGSVPAMPQKLPVSSPSSLVSTVTTGSGLLVQPPVQAPPQSGASTMPSVVPPMTVNQPSQPQIGATQQSVTNKVMAWSGVLEWQEKPKPASVDSNTKLTRSLPCQVYVNQGENLKAEQWPQKLIMQLIPQQLLTTLGHLFRNSRMVQFHFTNKDLESLKGLYRIMGNGFQAGCVHFPHTTPCEVRVLMLLYSSKKKIFMGLIPYDQSGFVNGIRQVITNHKQVQQQKMGGQQVSPGMPQVGIMEEQQRQQGLLQLRVQQPQPTAPPTSQPPQAQVPPQAGPQATQGGAMLRPQNPGANPQLRSLLLSQQPPQPGVPQSQQPLHHLQQGSPGMLPHQNMGQALGHQPPGQQQLQLPGQPLMHQAPGQQWPGQMAPRAPLQGQMLMNPGPRGPVPQPGLQQVPAPSIMEDDILRDLI from the exons TATGGTGGAACCCAGTACAGCCTAGTGGTATTCAATACAGTTGACTGCGCACCCGAATCATACGTTCAGTGCCATGCACCAACTAGCAGCGCTTATGAATTTGTTACATGGCTTGACAGCATCCA ATTTGTGGGAGGAGGCAGTGAGAGCTGCAGTCTCATCTCAGAAGGGCTCAGCACTGCTCTGCAACTCTTTGATGACTTCAAGAAGATGAGAGAGCAAAT AGGCCCTACTCACAAAGTCTGCATCCTTATCTGCAATTCTCCTCCCTATCTGCTTCCTGCAGTGGAGAGTACCACATACTCTGGTTATACAACAGAGAACCTGGTGCAGAAAATTGGTGAG CGTGGGATCCACTTTTCCATTATCTCCCCACGGAAACTGCCAGCTCTGCGAATTCTCTTTGAGAAGGCTGTGACAGGGGGCATGTTGGAGGTCCAGCTCAAAGACTACAGCCAGGACCCTCGGCACATGATCCTTATCCGTGGCATGGTTCTCCCAG TAGGAGGAGGAACCACTGCCAACCCTTTGCAGCCCAAACAGACTGTCCCCCAAACCCAGCTTCCCCCGGTGCCAGCACAGCTTCCGGCCGCCCCACCACAAACTATGCCTGCAGTTTCTCAGCCATACCAG GTGGCAGCGTCTACAACTCTAACTGCGGCCCAGGCAGCAGCTCAGTCTGCTGTGGAAGCTGCCAAGAACCAGAAAGCCCAGGGCACCCGCT TCACCCCCATGAACCCCATGCAGCCGGCCTTCAACCAAGCTCCCCCACAGACGCTCCAAACAGGCTCTGTCCCAGCCATGCCTCAAAAGCTCCCTGTGTCTTCTCCATCCAGCCTGGTCTCCACAGTAACCACAGGCTCCGGCCTTCTTGTCCAGCCACCTGTAcaagcccctccacagtctggtGCCTCAACCATG CCCAGTGTTGTTCCACCTATGACGGTGAATCAGCCCTCACAGCCACAGATAGGCGCAACACAGCAATCAGTTACCAACAAGGTGATGGCATGGAGCGGTGTGCTGGAATGGCAGGAG AAGCCCAAGCCAGCTTCTGTGGATTCCAACACCAAACTTACTCGTTCCCTGCCCTGTCAAGTGTACGTCAATCAAGGAGAAAACTT GAAGGCTGAGCAGTGGCCCCAGAAGCTCATCATGCAGCTGATCCCACAGCAGCTCTTG ACAACACTGGGCCATCTGTTCCGAAACTCACGCATGGTTCAATTTCACTTCACCAACAAGGACCTGGAATCACTGAAGGGACTCTACCGCATCATGGGCAATGGATTT CAGGCGGGCTGTGTTCACTTCCCTCACACTACGCCTTGTGAGGTGCGGGTGCTGATGCTGCTGTATTCTTCAAAGAAGAAAATCTTCATGGGGCTCATTCCCTATGACCAGAGTGGCTTCGTCAATGGCATCCGGCAGGTCATCACCAATCACAAGCAAGTTCAGCAACAAAAG ATGGGAGGGCAGCAGGTGAGCCCTGGTATGCCTCAGGTCGGGATTATGGAAGAACAGCAGCGGCAGCAAGGCTTG TTACAGCTCCGAGTTCAGCAACCTCAGCCCACTGCTCCTCCCACCAGCCAGCCCCCACAAGCGCAGGTCCCTCCACAAGCTGGGCCACAGGCTACACAAGGAGGTGCCATGCTCAGACCCCAAAACCCAGGCGCCAATCCTCAACTTCGAAGTCTCCTCCTTAGCCAGCAGCCG CCCCAACCTGGAGTTCCTCAGTCCCAGCAGCCCCTCCACCACCTCCAGCAAGGTTCTCCGGGAATGTTACCACACCAAAACATGGGGCAGGCTCTAGGGCACCAGCCTCCAGGACAGCAGCAGCTCCAACTCCCTGGACAGCCCCTCATGCACCAAGCCCCCGGACAACAGTGGCCGGGACAGATGGCACCCCGGGCACCATTGCAAG GTCAGATGCTGATGAACCCAGGGCCCCGGGGACCTGtaccacagccaggtcttcagcaaGTCCCAGCTCCCAGCATCATGGAGGACGACATTCTTAGAGACCTCATCTGA